A DNA window from Mesorhizobium sp. C432A contains the following coding sequences:
- a CDS encoding sodium-translocating pyrophosphatase, producing the protein MTIISAVIACGLLSILYAIWATRSVLAADQGNARMQEISAAIREGAQAYLARQYTTIAIVGVVVLVLAWWLLSITAAVGFLIGAVLSGAAGFIGMHVSVRANVRTAQAASNSLAAGLDIAFKSGAITGMLVAGLALLGVSIYYYILTGPMGLQPNDRIVIDALVSLGFGASLISIFARLGGGIFTKGADVGGDLVGKVEAGIPEDDPRNPATIADNVGDNVGDCAGMAADLFETYAVTVVATMVLAAIFFGGTAALGAAMLYPLAICGACILTSIVGTFFVKLGSNGSIMGALYKGLIVTGLLSIVGLGVATSATVGWGEVGTVAGMTIIGKNLFICGLIGLVVTGLIVVITEYYTGTNKRPVNSIAQASVTGHGTNVIQGLAVSLESTALPAIVIVGGIISTYQLAGLFGTAIAVTTMLGLAGMIVALDAFGPVTDNAGGIAEMAGLPKEVRHSTDALDAVGNTTKAVTKGYAIGSAGLGALVLFAAYSNDLKFFAANGDKYPYFQGMGDVSFDLSNPYVVAGLIFGGLIPYLFGGIAMTAVGRAAGAIVEEVRKQFREDPGIMAGTSKPNYARAVDLLTKAAIREMIIPSLLPVLAPLVVYFGVQLISGSKASAFAALGASLLGVIVNGLFVAISMTSGGGAWDNAKKSFEDGFVDKDGVKHLKGSEAHKASVTGDTVGDPYKDTAGPAVNPAIKITNIVALLLLAVLAHG; encoded by the coding sequence ATGACCATCATTTCTGCCGTCATCGCCTGCGGCTTGCTTTCAATCCTTTACGCCATCTGGGCGACACGATCGGTTCTTGCAGCCGATCAGGGCAACGCACGCATGCAGGAAATCTCCGCCGCCATCCGCGAAGGCGCGCAGGCCTATCTGGCGCGCCAGTACACCACCATCGCCATCGTCGGCGTGGTCGTGCTTGTGCTCGCCTGGTGGCTGCTCTCGATCACCGCCGCGGTCGGCTTCCTGATCGGCGCCGTGCTCTCTGGCGCCGCCGGTTTCATCGGCATGCACGTCTCGGTGCGCGCCAATGTGCGCACCGCGCAGGCGGCGTCCAACAGCCTCGCCGCCGGTCTCGACATCGCCTTCAAGTCGGGCGCCATCACCGGTATGCTGGTGGCTGGCCTCGCGCTGCTCGGCGTGTCGATTTACTACTATATTCTGACCGGCCCGATGGGCCTGCAGCCCAATGACCGCATCGTCATCGATGCGCTGGTTTCGCTCGGCTTCGGCGCTTCGCTGATCTCGATCTTCGCCCGTCTGGGCGGCGGCATCTTCACCAAGGGCGCCGACGTCGGCGGCGATCTCGTGGGCAAGGTCGAAGCCGGTATTCCCGAAGACGATCCGCGCAACCCGGCCACCATCGCCGACAATGTCGGCGATAATGTCGGCGACTGCGCCGGCATGGCCGCCGACCTCTTCGAAACCTATGCGGTGACCGTCGTTGCCACCATGGTGCTGGCCGCCATCTTCTTCGGCGGCACCGCCGCTCTGGGTGCGGCGATGCTCTATCCGCTCGCCATCTGCGGCGCCTGTATCCTGACCTCGATCGTCGGCACCTTCTTCGTCAAGCTCGGTTCCAACGGCTCGATCATGGGCGCCCTCTACAAAGGCCTGATCGTCACCGGCCTGCTGTCGATCGTCGGTCTCGGTGTCGCTACCTCGGCAACCGTCGGCTGGGGCGAGGTCGGCACCGTCGCCGGCATGACCATCATCGGCAAGAACCTGTTCATCTGCGGCCTGATCGGTCTCGTTGTGACCGGTCTCATCGTGGTGATCACCGAATACTATACCGGCACCAACAAGCGCCCGGTGAACTCCATCGCCCAGGCCTCGGTGACCGGTCACGGCACCAACGTCATCCAGGGACTTGCGGTGTCGCTGGAATCGACCGCACTGCCGGCAATCGTCATCGTCGGCGGCATCATCTCGACCTACCAGCTCGCCGGCCTGTTCGGCACGGCGATCGCGGTCACCACCATGCTCGGCCTTGCCGGCATGATCGTCGCCCTCGACGCCTTCGGCCCGGTCACTGACAATGCCGGCGGCATTGCCGAAATGGCCGGCCTGCCCAAGGAAGTGCGCCACTCCACCGACGCGCTCGACGCGGTCGGCAACACCACCAAGGCGGTGACCAAGGGCTACGCCATCGGTTCGGCCGGTCTTGGCGCGCTGGTGCTGTTTGCGGCCTATTCGAACGATTTGAAGTTCTTTGCCGCCAATGGCGACAAATATCCATACTTCCAGGGCATGGGCGATGTCTCCTTCGACCTCTCCAATCCCTATGTTGTCGCCGGCCTGATCTTTGGCGGCCTGATCCCGTACCTGTTCGGCGGCATCGCCATGACGGCGGTCGGCCGCGCGGCGGGCGCCATCGTCGAGGAGGTGCGCAAGCAGTTCCGCGAGGACCCGGGCATCATGGCCGGCACCTCCAAGCCGAACTATGCCCGCGCCGTCGACCTTCTGACCAAGGCGGCGATCCGCGAAATGATCATCCCCTCGCTGCTGCCGGTGCTGGCGCCGCTCGTCGTCTATTTCGGCGTGCAGCTGATCTCGGGCTCCAAGGCGTCCGCCTTTGCGGCACTCGGCGCCTCGTTGCTCGGCGTCATCGTCAACGGCCTGTTCGTCGCCATCTCGATGACTTCGGGCGGCGGCGCCTGGGACAATGCCAAGAAGTCGTTCGAGGACGGTTTTGTCGACAAGGACGGCGTCAAGCACCTCAAGGGCTCCGAAGCGCACAAGGCTTCGGTCACCGGCGACACGGTTGGCGATCCCTACAAGGACACCGCCGGCCCGGCGGTCAACCCGGCAATCAAGATCACCAACATCGTGGCGCTTCTGCTGCTGGCCGTGCTCGCGCACGGCTAA
- a CDS encoding ABC transporter ATP-binding protein — protein MIEIEGITKRYDATTVVDDVSMVVEPRTVCVIVGTSGSGKTTLLRMINRLVEPTAGVIKLDGNDNRTLPGYELRRSIGYAIQGHGLFPHRTVAQNIATVPVLLGWDKDRIKARVDELMTLYQLDPEAYGPRYPHELSGGQQQRVGVARALAAEPNVLLMDEPFGALDPIIRTKAQEDLLAIQKRFGTTIILVTHDMEEAVHMGDKIAVMDAGKLVQYAKPEEILARPANAFVETLVGASEKPFRLLSLGRVREAVEKGSAEGEAIPGDASQRDALAELLWSGRPALPVKGEDGKPLGRVTVDGLVKRAARPA, from the coding sequence ATGATCGAGATCGAAGGCATTACCAAGCGCTATGACGCGACGACCGTGGTCGACGACGTGTCCATGGTCGTCGAGCCGCGTACGGTTTGCGTCATTGTCGGTACCTCCGGTTCCGGCAAGACGACGCTGCTGCGAATGATCAACCGGCTGGTCGAGCCGACCGCCGGCGTCATCAAGCTCGACGGCAACGACAACCGCACGCTGCCCGGCTACGAGCTGCGCCGCAGCATCGGCTACGCTATCCAGGGCCACGGCCTGTTCCCGCACCGCACCGTTGCGCAGAACATCGCCACCGTGCCGGTCCTGCTGGGCTGGGACAAGGACCGCATCAAGGCCCGCGTCGATGAGTTGATGACACTCTACCAGCTCGACCCCGAGGCCTATGGCCCGCGCTACCCGCACGAACTGTCCGGCGGGCAACAGCAGCGTGTCGGCGTCGCCCGCGCGCTCGCCGCCGAGCCCAATGTGCTTCTGATGGACGAACCGTTCGGCGCACTCGACCCGATCATCCGCACCAAGGCGCAGGAGGACCTGCTGGCAATCCAGAAGCGCTTCGGCACCACCATCATCCTCGTCACCCACGACATGGAGGAGGCGGTCCACATGGGCGACAAGATCGCCGTCATGGATGCCGGAAAGCTGGTGCAATACGCCAAGCCGGAAGAGATCCTGGCGCGGCCGGCGAACGCCTTCGTCGAAACCCTGGTCGGCGCCAGCGAAAAGCCGTTCCGGCTCTTGTCGCTCGGCCGCGTGCGCGAGGCCGTGGAAAAGGGGTCTGCCGAAGGCGAGGCGATCCCAGGCGACGCCAGCCAGCGCGACGCGCTGGCCGAGCTTCTGTGGTCGGGCCGGCCGGCGCTGCCGGTCAAGGGCGAAGACGGCAAGCCGCTCGGCCGCGTCACCGTCGACGGGCTGGTGAAGCGCGCGGCGAGGCCGGCATGA
- a CDS encoding ABC transporter substrate-binding protein: MFSVKILAGAALALGITAASANAQVVVSSKIDTEGGVLGNIIQLVLNANNIKTTDRIQLGGTPVVRKAITAGEIDIYPEYTGNAAFFFEKADDPVWKDAAKAYETAKKLDYDANKIVWLSPSPANNTWAIALRKEVAETNKLATLTDFGKYVAGGGTVVLAASAEFVNSAAALPAFQTTYGFTLKPEQLITLSGGDTAATIGAAANQTNGANAAMVYGTDGGIAPSGLVVLADDKGVQPVYQPAPIIREAVLKEHPEIETLLKPVFAKLDLVTLQELNGRVQVGGEPVKGVAEDFLKKNGFLK, encoded by the coding sequence ATGTTTTCAGTCAAGATTCTGGCCGGCGCGGCGTTGGCGCTCGGCATCACGGCCGCCTCCGCCAATGCCCAGGTGGTCGTCTCCTCGAAGATCGACACCGAGGGCGGCGTGCTCGGCAACATCATCCAGCTTGTGCTCAACGCCAACAACATCAAGACCACCGACCGCATCCAGCTCGGCGGCACGCCGGTGGTACGCAAGGCGATCACTGCCGGCGAGATCGACATCTATCCCGAGTACACCGGCAATGCCGCTTTCTTCTTCGAGAAGGCCGACGATCCGGTCTGGAAGGATGCCGCCAAGGCCTATGAGACCGCCAAGAAGCTCGACTATGACGCCAACAAGATCGTCTGGCTGTCGCCGTCACCGGCCAACAACACCTGGGCGATCGCGCTGCGCAAGGAGGTTGCCGAGACCAACAAGCTGGCGACCCTGACCGACTTCGGCAAATACGTCGCCGGCGGCGGCACGGTGGTTTTGGCGGCGTCGGCTGAGTTCGTCAATTCGGCGGCAGCCCTGCCGGCGTTCCAGACCACTTACGGCTTCACGCTGAAGCCCGAGCAGTTGATCACGCTTTCGGGCGGCGACACCGCCGCGACAATAGGTGCTGCCGCCAACCAGACCAACGGCGCCAACGCCGCCATGGTCTACGGCACCGACGGCGGCATCGCGCCGTCCGGCCTGGTCGTGCTCGCCGACGACAAGGGCGTGCAGCCGGTCTACCAGCCGGCGCCGATCATCCGCGAAGCGGTGCTGAAAGAGCATCCGGAGATCGAGACGCTGTTGAAGCCGGTGTTCGCCAAGCTCGACCTCGTCACGCTGCAGGAACTCAACGGCCGCGTCCAGGTCGGCGGCGAGCCGGTCAAGGGTGTCGCCGAGGACTTTTTGAAGAAGAACGGGTTTTTGAAGTAG
- a CDS encoding ABC transporter permease, which produces MKGAGLKAWLPSLLRLALVVLLIAFVTNPGWFEPLLKPLTENNAPAIYNQGSLLTLTLLHLRTVLIATVAAAIVAVALAILVTRPAGAEFLPLSRSLVNIGQTFPPVAVLALAVPAVGFGEKPTLIALFLYGLLPIFENALTGLTTLPGNIMEAARGAGMTGWQRLVKVELPLSAAIILGGIRLSVVISLATATIGSTVAAKTLGEVIIAGLLSNNLAFVLQGGLIVAALAVLIYDGLSAIERYTARKMGQETGD; this is translated from the coding sequence ATGAAAGGGGCCGGTCTAAAAGCCTGGCTGCCTTCGCTGCTCAGGCTTGCCCTGGTGGTGCTTCTCATAGCCTTCGTCACCAATCCCGGCTGGTTCGAGCCGCTGTTGAAGCCGCTGACCGAAAACAATGCGCCGGCGATCTACAATCAGGGCAGCCTGCTGACGCTGACCCTGCTGCATCTCAGGACCGTGCTGATCGCTACCGTCGCCGCTGCCATCGTTGCCGTGGCGCTTGCCATCCTGGTGACCAGGCCGGCGGGCGCCGAATTCCTGCCGCTGTCGCGCAGTCTGGTCAATATCGGCCAGACCTTTCCGCCGGTGGCGGTGCTGGCGCTGGCGGTGCCCGCCGTCGGTTTCGGCGAGAAGCCGACGCTGATTGCGCTGTTCCTCTACGGCCTGCTACCGATCTTCGAGAACGCGCTGACCGGCCTCACAACGCTGCCGGGCAACATCATGGAGGCCGCGCGCGGCGCCGGCATGACGGGCTGGCAAAGACTGGTCAAGGTCGAATTGCCGCTGAGCGCCGCGATCATTCTGGGCGGAATAAGGCTGTCGGTGGTGATCAGCCTGGCCACGGCGACGATCGGCTCGACGGTTGCCGCCAAGACGCTGGGCGAGGTGATCATCGCCGGCCTGCTGTCCAACAATCTCGCCTTCGTCCTGCAAGGCGGCCTGATCGTCGCGGCGCTGGCGGTGCTGATCTATGACGGACTGTCCGCCATCGAGCGCTACACCGCGCGCAAGATGGGGCAGGAGACTGGCGACTGA
- a CDS encoding ABC transporter permease, whose protein sequence is MTLRFDKLGMVIAAIVAYAAFLAPFATFRANRIVPGQARSILEALPATVGPLLLAIVVVAAIVALLKTPLVLRLAASVVALAALAILIGVAGTFLTPAGNTFARISPASGFWLLIFAFTLLLADVLTRLNLSPPARVGVLVLAALAIGLLLISGQWDSLSILKEYANRADSFWAEGSKHITLALGSLAAAVIVGLPLGILCHRVERLRAGVLNVLNIVQTIPSIALFGLLIAPLGWVAAHVPGAAALGIRGIGTAPAFVALFLYSLLPVVANTVVGLAGVPRAANDAARGMGMTDGQRLFGVEFPLAFPVILTGIRIVLVQNIGLATIAALIGGGGFGVFVFQGVGQTAMDLVLLGAVPTVALAFAAAIILDAVIEMTATRRRVETA, encoded by the coding sequence ATGACCCTGCGTTTCGACAAGCTCGGCATGGTTATCGCGGCGATTGTTGCCTATGCGGCGTTTCTGGCTCCGTTCGCCACCTTCCGCGCCAATCGTATCGTTCCCGGTCAGGCGCGCTCGATCCTGGAGGCGCTGCCGGCCACAGTCGGGCCGCTACTGCTGGCGATCGTCGTCGTGGCCGCAATTGTTGCCTTGCTGAAAACCCCGCTTGTCCTGCGCCTGGCCGCAAGCGTCGTGGCGCTCGCCGCCCTTGCCATCCTGATCGGTGTCGCCGGCACCTTCCTGACGCCGGCCGGCAACACCTTCGCCCGCATCTCGCCGGCTTCCGGGTTCTGGCTGTTGATCTTTGCCTTCACATTGTTGCTCGCCGACGTGCTGACCAGGCTCAACCTGTCGCCACCGGCCCGCGTCGGCGTGCTCGTCCTCGCGGCGCTGGCCATCGGCTTGTTGCTGATATCGGGGCAGTGGGACAGCCTGTCGATCCTCAAGGAATATGCAAACCGCGCCGATAGTTTCTGGGCCGAAGGCTCCAAGCACATCACGCTGGCGCTGGGGTCGCTGGCGGCGGCGGTGATCGTCGGCCTGCCGCTCGGCATCCTGTGCCACCGCGTCGAACGGTTGCGGGCCGGCGTGCTCAATGTGCTCAACATCGTCCAGACCATACCCTCGATCGCGCTGTTCGGCCTGCTGATCGCGCCGCTGGGCTGGGTCGCCGCGCATGTTCCGGGTGCCGCAGCGCTCGGTATCAGAGGCATCGGCACCGCGCCCGCCTTCGTGGCTTTGTTCCTCTATTCGCTGCTGCCGGTGGTGGCCAACACCGTGGTCGGGCTTGCCGGCGTACCCCGCGCGGCCAATGATGCAGCGCGCGGCATGGGCATGACCGATGGCCAGCGCCTGTTCGGCGTCGAGTTTCCGTTGGCCTTTCCGGTGATCCTCACCGGCATCCGCATCGTGCTGGTGCAGAACATCGGCCTGGCCACCATCGCCGCACTGATCGGCGGCGGCGGCTTTGGCGTCTTCGTCTTCCAGGGCGTCGGCCAGACCGCAATGGACCTGGTGCTGCTCGGCGCCGTGCCGACGGTGGCGCTGGCCTTCGCCGCGGCCATCATCCTCGACGCAGTGATCGAAATGACCGCCACCAGGCGCAGGGTTGAAACGGCATGA
- a CDS encoding glycosyltransferase family 2 protein has translation MEASAQRDQAGGEPLVSIVIATHNRPAALRQALTSVMRQTLQDWEALVIGDDCRPDTAAVVAEFDDARIVYIDLPVNFGEQSGPNNIGFARARGRFVALLNHDDLWFPDHLAATTGWIDATGADVVLARGAVIQPPSAAGNPVNSIFGIGKDGFYDPVTTEGFGSAHMFRRASFSLLGPWRPASQCFCESSQDWLFRAWRKGAVIATMPHLTVIKLHSGIRKGSYLGDNAQEQKDLLDAMQTPDALRVKILGCAGEPIRLAASSYLRRRLMAALGIHPRARAFRRKYKRGAFLAKLRRLRGLAPMPEREPGVSELLDRYSKRGDAGTEPDEG, from the coding sequence GTGGAAGCATCGGCGCAGCGCGACCAGGCCGGCGGCGAACCGCTGGTCTCGATCGTGATCGCGACGCACAACCGGCCGGCAGCGCTGCGGCAGGCATTGACCAGCGTCATGCGCCAGACGTTGCAAGACTGGGAAGCCTTGGTCATCGGGGACGATTGCAGGCCGGATACGGCGGCCGTTGTCGCTGAATTTGACGATGCCCGCATCGTCTACATCGATCTTCCCGTCAATTTCGGCGAACAGTCCGGTCCCAACAATATCGGCTTTGCCAGGGCGCGTGGCCGCTTCGTCGCCTTGCTCAACCACGACGATCTGTGGTTTCCCGACCATTTGGCGGCGACGACCGGCTGGATCGACGCCACAGGCGCCGACGTGGTGCTGGCGCGCGGTGCCGTCATCCAGCCGCCGTCGGCGGCCGGCAATCCTGTCAATTCGATCTTCGGGATCGGCAAGGATGGTTTTTACGACCCCGTCACGACGGAAGGATTTGGCTCAGCACACATGTTTCGCCGCGCTTCGTTCAGCCTGCTCGGACCTTGGCGACCCGCCAGCCAGTGCTTTTGCGAAAGCTCGCAGGACTGGCTGTTTCGGGCATGGCGAAAGGGCGCGGTGATCGCGACGATGCCGCACCTCACGGTGATCAAGCTGCATTCCGGCATACGCAAGGGTTCCTATCTCGGCGACAATGCGCAGGAACAGAAGGATCTTCTGGACGCCATGCAGACGCCGGACGCCTTGCGCGTGAAAATCCTTGGCTGCGCGGGCGAACCCATTCGCCTGGCGGCATCGAGTTATCTCAGGCGCAGGCTGATGGCGGCTCTTGGCATCCATCCCCGCGCCCGCGCCTTCCGCCGCAAGTATAAGCGAGGCGCCTTCCTTGCCAAGCTGCGGCGCCTGCGTGGCCTGGCGCCGATGCCTGAGCGCGAACCTGGCGTGAGCGAATTGCTCGATCGCTACAGCAAGCGCGGCGATGCCGGCACCGAGCCGGATGAGGGTTGA